Proteins from a single region of Trypanosoma brucei brucei TREU927 chromosome 7, complete sequence:
- a CDS encoding chaperone protein DNAJ, putative encodes MHADVCIVIHSAVSFQPINHRIGRAWTVLGERHFETRMFQLRSCVSYSLCYVQVNQRRTMMGLFEEQAPPGSGENKVSTFARSLDQLEAKNTRIVKKACGIPFHIGEAEALDAVCRHHGATVRVHSVERYMMPFWLAATAAGGSFRAEILQRDPAYLTQQHCLVWVEGPNYQFSYPFGEHHPSNQVSASYVHPLSLVERCVVGTHVPSMLISRFELLKELEEMEVHPKIIPFAMSTATALTILDSRLTRDTVLRRIDQELVKFHGSFVRSNVTLTGIYKESISIRPVFLPMLRFTVTTGNSSTQCPTFVCGATGKVAGPVLHLTKRGKSGVALLFSAVTLIASATVVEPGVATTASIFAAALSLRVQQFLMVMCFLREQTNQMAELKTAGMLHFTSDQQGYRWSPEDEEREEYEYREELRRQARKKESFEQRVKEEAARDEARRGRHVNPKERRRTDLENVDPLGYYKLLGLSGREFSATSKDVAVAFREAARRHHPDVSNTGENDEISRSRMQKIILAYKILRDPITKKAYDSGKLTSIQYDEGG; translated from the coding sequence ATGCACGCAGATGTATGTATTGTAATTCATTCTGCCGTTTCTTTTCAACCCATCAATCATAGAATAGGGCGTGCATGGACTGTGTTAGGGGAGCGGCATTTTGAAACTAGGATGTTTCAACTACGGTCGTGTGTTTCATACTCCCTTTGTTATGTGCAGGTGAACCAACGGCGCACGATGATGGGGCTCTTTGAAGAGCAGGCCCCCCCTGGATCCGGTGAAAACAAAGTTTCTACTTTTGCTCGGTCACTGGACCAAttagaagcaaaaaacacCCGCATCGTTAAAAAGGCGTGTGGCATCCCGTTTCACATTGGCGAGGCAGAGGCTCTGGATGCTGTATGTCGTCACCATGGCGCTACGGTGCGTGTTCACAGTGTCGAACGGTACATGATGCCTTTCTGGCTCGCAGCGACGGCAGCCGGTGGGAGTTTCCGTGCTGAAATTCTACAGAGGGATCCTGCGTACTTAACGCAGCAGCATTGCCTTGTTTGGGTTGAGGGACCGAATTACCAGTTCAGCTACCCGTTTGGTGAGCACCACCCATCCAATCAAGTATCTGCGTCGTACGTTCACCCACTGTCGCTGGTGGAGCGTTGTGTTGTTGGAACACATGTTCCCTCCATGCTTATCTCACGTTTCGAGTTGCTAAAAGAGCTAGAGGAAATGGAGGTGCATCCCAAAATCATACCCTTTGCGATGTCGACGGCCACAGCGCTCACCATTTTGGACTCCCGTCTGACAAGAGATACCGTTCTTCGGCGTATCGATCAGGAACTGGTCAAGTTCCACGGCTCATTCGTAAGAAGCAATGTAACCCTTACCGGTATTTACAAGGAAAGTATTTCCATTCGTCCTGTTTTTCTCCCAATGTTGCGGTTTACGGTTACAACGGGAAACTCATCTACACAGTGTCccacttttgtgtgtggtgcTACTGGTAAAGTTGCTGGTCCCGTCTTACACCTCACAAAACGTGGAAAATCGGGCGTAGCACTGCTCTTTAGCGCTGTTACGCTAATAGCCTCCGCCACAGTGGTCGAACCTGGTGTTGCAACTACAGCCTCTATTTTCGCAGCTGCACTATCACTACGTGTCCAACAGTTTTTGATGGTGATGTGTTTCCTTCGGGAGCAGACAAACCAGATGGCGGAGTTGAAAACGGCGGGGATGTTGCACTTCACCTCTGATCAGCAAGGCTACCGTTGGTCGCCTGAAGATGAGGAGCGTGAGGAATACGAGTATCGGGAGGAACTGCGGCGCCAAGCTCGTAAAAAAGAGAGTTTTGAGCAAAGGGTGAAGGAAGAAGCTGCTCGTGACGAAGCTCGCCGTGGACGACACGTCAACCCAAAGGAGAGGCGGCGTACTGATTTGGAGAATGTTGACCCACTAGGATACTACAAGTTACTTGGTTTGAGTGGTCGGGAGTTTTCTGCAACTTCAAAGGACGTAGCTGTGGCTTTCCGCGAAGCGGCCAGGCGGCACCACCCGGATGTGTCTAACACAGGtgaaaatgatgaaataAGTAGGAGTAGAATGCAAAAGATAATTCTTGCGTATAAGATCCTTCGCGATCCCATCACTAAAAAGGCGTATGACTCGGGGAAACTGACTAGTATCCAGTACGATGAAGGAGGATAA